The following proteins are encoded in a genomic region of Actinomadura sp. NAK00032:
- a CDS encoding IS3 family transposase — protein MLIEQITDVHQASYGTYGAYRVHKQLRRQGVQVARCRWSG, from the coding sequence GTGCTGATCGAGCAGATCACCGACGTCCATCAGGCCAGTTACGGCACCTACGGCGCCTATCGGGTGCACAAGCAGCTGCGCCGCCAGGGCGTGCAGGTGGCGCGGTGCCGCTGGAGCGGCTGA
- a CDS encoding helix-turn-helix domain-containing protein encodes MTFTALHRALGVAPGPLTDGLLDAAVSSGVMETDDLDWKSELPPVKGLPQTDFPKDVAAMANSGGGVIVFGVRERQKAATERVDVGGFDEVYERSLRSAAITAISPPVFGLSVHRLGDQGKRAVVVEVPASIDGPHLIYRNDYFGAPVRNDSDTVWMKERQIEAMYRARFDERRHATEALDNLFTETAGGRDVDTRAWLIAVAHPRVPRFRDRLTRDQARDVLVRTEGLALNYAGRGGIHPLENVDRRNPRPGLRRWVAVNTATDQRSTWKQAWASIHHDGSVTLAAAVGGHRMSGDHYFEGSQVQSAAVECGIADFMGLLRATAEETDNDEYDVRVGIEWTGEQPLTILTTDNNGFTYGGSSIPLHRYTPVETTVNAAEPAQDYVWHVHDLAQDCVNQGGISNVVMIQPPERDTQE; translated from the coding sequence ATGACTTTCACAGCGTTGCATCGCGCCCTCGGGGTCGCTCCGGGGCCGTTGACCGATGGGCTGCTTGATGCGGCGGTGAGCAGCGGCGTGATGGAGACGGACGACCTGGATTGGAAGTCGGAGTTGCCGCCGGTGAAAGGGCTACCGCAGACCGATTTCCCCAAGGATGTTGCCGCGATGGCCAATAGTGGTGGCGGAGTGATCGTCTTCGGCGTCCGGGAACGGCAGAAGGCTGCGACCGAGCGCGTCGATGTCGGGGGGTTCGATGAGGTGTACGAGCGCTCGCTGCGCAGTGCTGCGATCACCGCCATCTCACCGCCCGTGTTCGGCCTGAGCGTGCATCGGCTCGGAGACCAGGGCAAACGTGCCGTGGTGGTGGAGGTCCCGGCGAGTATCGACGGCCCGCATCTGATCTACAGGAACGACTACTTCGGCGCACCCGTGCGCAACGACTCCGACACCGTGTGGATGAAGGAACGCCAGATCGAGGCGATGTATCGGGCACGCTTCGATGAGCGACGCCACGCCACCGAGGCGCTGGACAATCTGTTCACCGAAACTGCAGGCGGGCGCGATGTTGACACACGCGCATGGCTGATCGCCGTCGCCCATCCCCGTGTTCCCCGCTTCCGCGACCGCCTCACGCGTGACCAGGCCCGCGACGTGCTCGTCAGAACTGAGGGCCTGGCTCTCAACTACGCCGGCCGGGGCGGGATTCACCCGCTGGAGAACGTGGACCGGCGCAACCCCCGACCGGGTCTGCGCCGCTGGGTCGCCGTCAACACCGCGACTGACCAGCGATCAACCTGGAAGCAGGCATGGGCAAGCATCCACCACGACGGCTCGGTCACCCTGGCGGCCGCGGTCGGTGGGCACCGCATGAGCGGCGACCACTACTTCGAGGGATCGCAGGTTCAGTCGGCAGCGGTCGAATGTGGCATCGCCGACTTCATGGGCCTCCTCCGCGCTACCGCTGAGGAGACCGACAACGACGAGTACGACGTGCGTGTCGGGATCGAGTGGACCGGCGAGCAACCGCTGACCATCCTGACGACCGACAACAACGGCTTCACCTACGGCGGCTCCTCCATCCCTCTGCACCGCTACACCCCTGTCGAGACCACAGTGAACGCAGCCGAACCCGCACAGGACTACGTCTGGCATGTCCACGACCTCGCCCAGGACTGCGTGAACCAGGGCGGTATTTCCAACGTGGTGATGATCCAGCCCCCAGAACGCGACACCCAGGAGTGA
- a CDS encoding transposase — protein MPGRTEHRMLGAYQGKAKTDVCDAYVVAETFRLRRDFTTIDVPAYLVADLALLPRPRRPGR, from the coding sequence GTGCCGGGCCGGACAGAGCACCGCATGTTGGGCGCCTATCAGGGCAAGGCCAAGACCGATGTCTGCGACGCTTATGTGGTCGCCGAGACCTTCCGGCTGCGCCGCGACTTCACCACGATCGACGTGCCCGCCTACCTCGTCGCCGACCTGGCGCTGCTGCCCCGACCGCGCCGACCTGGTCGCTGA
- a CDS encoding transposase: MTPRSPRPSAAIRGPRSSSRCPASARVLGTEFVAAAGDLVTYADTGCLASAAGLVPVSRDSGRRPGRLYRPEGYNRRLRRVAYPSARTSIIRPGSNRDF; encoded by the coding sequence TTGACGCCCAGATCACCAAGGCCTTCCGCAGCCATCCGCGGGCCGAGATCATCGAGTCGATGCCCGGCATCGGCCCGGGTCCTGGGCACCGAGTTCGTCGCCGCCGCCGGTGATCTGGTTACCTACGCCGACACCGGATGCCTGGCCTCGGCGGCCGGGCTGGTGCCAGTGTCGCGTGACTCGGGCCGCCGTCCCGGCAGGCTGTACCGGCCCGAGGGCTACAACCGCCGCCTGCGGCGAGTGGCCTACCCGTCCGCCCGGACCAGCATCATCAGGCCCGGCTCCAACCGCGACTTCTAG
- a CDS encoding restriction endonuclease, protein MLVTTGIAFGSLLAGAAGMWLLVTAVRVLIHFVQDSWPWLVGVLVLLIVLVGAIAVLKEVAEHEADQREERLKSIARFERVDVMTGTEFEELIAELLRRDGYRDVAVIGRSGDRGVDITARTPDGHKIAVQCKRQARNVPADRIRNLIGAVHSTYTGHRGVLVTNSGYTVQARSEGRGRLVMIDREELGFWMAGTSLEI, encoded by the coding sequence GTGCTGGTCACGACAGGTATCGCCTTCGGTTCGCTGCTCGCTGGTGCGGCAGGGATGTGGCTGCTGGTGACCGCCGTTCGTGTCCTGATCCACTTCGTGCAGGACTCCTGGCCGTGGCTCGTGGGCGTCCTGGTCTTGCTGATCGTCCTAGTCGGCGCGATCGCGGTCCTGAAGGAAGTCGCCGAGCACGAGGCCGACCAACGTGAGGAACGGCTGAAGAGCATCGCCAGGTTCGAGCGCGTCGACGTGATGACCGGCACGGAATTCGAGGAGCTGATCGCAGAGCTCCTCCGTCGCGACGGATACCGGGACGTCGCGGTCATCGGCCGAAGCGGAGACAGAGGCGTGGACATCACGGCGCGCACACCCGATGGACACAAAATCGCCGTCCAGTGCAAACGGCAAGCCAGGAACGTGCCTGCCGACCGCATCCGCAACCTCATCGGAGCCGTGCACAGCACATATACGGGGCACCGCGGAGTTTTGGTCACCAACTCTGGATATACCGTGCAAGCGCGGTCAGAGGGGCGAGGCAGGCTCGTGATGATTGACCGAGAGGAACTCGGCTTTTGGATGGCCGGAACCTCACTAGAGATATGA
- a CDS encoding excalibur calcium-binding domain-containing protein — protein MVGLGCLLAGCIGGAAIASGPGPGPGAGVAASSSASTGARPSTTSAGPKVKTTKAKTTPTSRRTRRSATPTPPRTTAKPRTAAPRPRRTTKAPSTDPRYPTCTAAKRRGLGPYARGVDPEYAWYQDRDHDGVVCE, from the coding sequence TTGGTCGGTCTCGGTTGCCTGCTAGCCGGCTGCATCGGCGGTGCCGCGATCGCCTCCGGCCCCGGCCCCGGTCCCGGCGCTGGCGTCGCGGCGAGCAGTTCGGCGAGTACGGGCGCGCGGCCGTCGACGACGTCCGCCGGGCCGAAGGTCAAGACGACGAAGGCCAAGACGACGCCGACCTCGCGGCGCACCCGGCGGTCGGCCACCCCGACGCCGCCACGCACCACGGCCAAGCCTCGGACCGCTGCGCCCAGGCCCCGGAGGACGACGAAGGCTCCGTCGACCGATCCGCGCTACCCGACCTGCACGGCCGCCAAGCGCCGAGGCCTCGGCCCCTACGCGCGCGGCGTCGACCCGGAATACGCCTGGTACCAGGACCGCGACCATGACGGCGTGGTGTGCGAGTAG
- a CDS encoding DNA-binding protein produces MTAYDKAKAEFALALGAAIGGRQWTEVAKTSGIPRESLYRYMSGSSIPNGDTLWRLLSVLDLSPDQRSEIRKLRTAAVAERSTTPHQQQERAGFYTRWNIDWSPEPPKDAVGSGRDWTAQQPQEKDTGPPPLLRDAAGQEGKPDPSQATTREEFLASLRDFWQWAGGYSPRRLSEWSRKSPQGKVSHTTLNALLAERPRQRPPVTMRYVQTIIICCGGDEVEVRAWTTAWRRLYLNFPPGSID; encoded by the coding sequence ATGACTGCATACGACAAGGCCAAGGCAGAGTTCGCGCTCGCTCTCGGGGCCGCCATCGGCGGACGGCAATGGACAGAAGTTGCCAAGACCTCAGGAATCCCCCGGGAATCCCTATACCGGTACATGTCGGGATCCTCCATCCCGAATGGGGACACCCTGTGGCGGCTGCTCAGTGTGCTTGATCTGAGCCCTGACCAGAGGTCCGAGATCCGAAAGCTGCGCACCGCGGCGGTCGCGGAGCGGAGCACCACACCACATCAACAACAGGAGAGAGCGGGGTTTTATACCCGGTGGAACATCGACTGGTCCCCTGAGCCCCCCAAGGACGCCGTGGGGAGTGGGAGAGACTGGACCGCTCAACAACCACAGGAGAAGGACACCGGACCGCCACCCCTTCTACGGGACGCCGCCGGCCAGGAAGGTAAGCCGGACCCTTCACAGGCCACCACTCGGGAAGAGTTTCTGGCTTCCTTGCGAGACTTCTGGCAGTGGGCGGGCGGGTACTCCCCCCGTCGACTCAGCGAGTGGTCACGAAAAAGCCCACAAGGCAAGGTCTCACACACCACGCTCAACGCGCTCCTGGCTGAGAGGCCTCGCCAGCGGCCGCCGGTGACGATGCGTTATGTGCAGACAATCATCATCTGCTGCGGCGGAGACGAGGTGGAGGTACGGGCGTGGACGACCGCCTGGCGTCGCCTGTACCTCAACTTCCCACCCGGCTCAATCGATTGA
- a CDS encoding helix-turn-helix domain-containing protein has translation MTSIYLSASQPRWTPQCEADLQTALDGGLIGESHYIDLKEVPSSKGGNKESARDMASFALDGGTLIVGIAEDKENRVFTLSPQPLKGLAEKMEQIARSIPDPPLNVVTREIESGADPGMGYLIIHIPASPAAPHMVDGHYWGRGDKTKYKLADAEVVRLHERRRIADRDALALLQEEIDDDPIPEVIHKQAHLFLVAQPLAGRPDLLLEFTSASSWNVDLHHFIQKAYAPDVQAAVGSDVVSPTLGEIGNGFRRSRGIARATPNLADRSAFNPTTSYHPENALELQVHEDGGLRLFFSRLSDVRGQGSRPDEQVIIDAAAVIHTRRFLALVVAAGEQAGYFGNWALALGATGLRGLRAAPGRNSWGDGPPYDRDTYSVSTATTWAELNQSPGAITRRLTGPLLRALGTESSYSSALTDPEPDNEPDGQ, from the coding sequence GTGACATCGATCTACCTATCGGCGAGCCAGCCGCGCTGGACTCCTCAGTGCGAGGCCGATCTCCAGACTGCGCTCGACGGGGGTCTGATCGGGGAGTCGCACTACATCGACCTCAAGGAGGTGCCCTCCAGCAAGGGGGGCAACAAGGAGTCGGCCAGGGACATGGCCTCCTTCGCCCTCGACGGCGGCACGCTCATCGTCGGCATCGCCGAGGACAAGGAGAACCGCGTCTTCACCCTCTCCCCGCAGCCGCTCAAGGGCCTGGCCGAGAAGATGGAGCAGATCGCGCGCAGCATCCCCGACCCGCCGCTCAACGTCGTCACCCGGGAGATCGAGTCCGGCGCGGACCCCGGCATGGGCTACCTGATCATCCACATCCCGGCCAGCCCCGCCGCACCCCACATGGTCGACGGGCACTACTGGGGCCGCGGAGACAAGACCAAGTACAAGCTTGCCGACGCCGAGGTCGTCCGCCTGCACGAACGCCGCCGCATCGCCGACCGCGACGCACTGGCGCTGCTGCAAGAGGAGATCGACGACGACCCGATCCCCGAGGTCATTCACAAGCAGGCCCACCTGTTCCTCGTCGCCCAGCCGCTGGCCGGCCGCCCGGACCTGCTCCTGGAGTTCACCAGCGCTTCGAGCTGGAACGTCGACCTGCATCACTTCATCCAGAAGGCCTACGCGCCCGACGTCCAAGCCGCCGTCGGCAGCGACGTCGTTTCCCCCACGCTCGGCGAGATCGGCAACGGCTTCCGCCGCTCGCGCGGGATCGCGCGCGCGACGCCCAACCTCGCCGACCGCAGCGCCTTCAATCCCACCACCAGCTACCACCCCGAGAACGCGCTGGAGTTGCAGGTCCACGAGGACGGAGGTCTGCGCCTGTTCTTCAGCCGCCTGTCCGACGTCCGCGGCCAGGGCAGCAGGCCGGACGAGCAGGTGATCATCGACGCCGCCGCCGTCATCCACACCCGGCGCTTCCTCGCCTTGGTCGTCGCAGCCGGCGAGCAGGCGGGCTACTTCGGCAACTGGGCGCTGGCTCTGGGCGCCACCGGGCTTCGGGGGCTGCGAGCGGCTCCCGGACGCAACTCCTGGGGAGACGGCCCCCCTTACGACCGGGATACCTACTCCGTGAGCACAGCGACCACCTGGGCCGAGCTCAACCAGTCGCCCGGAGCGATCACCCGCCGGCTCACGGGTCCTCTCCTTCGGGCGCTGGGGACCGAGAGCTCCTACTCGTCAGCTCTGACCGACCCAGAACCGGACAACGAGCCGGACGGGCAGTAG
- a CDS encoding RNA polymerase sigma factor has translation MTSENVGRVFGEADLTWSPGRPSLPPAETVPCAEQEAFYKAEFLPLVRHVLRATGSTDLDEAKNAAQEAFVKLLPRWGDVTHHRAWLRKVAVREFFRRPVHLPVEQIPERTGPDDAAGTAERRRQQRLVIATLQELPYKQREALAWLYDGFKPVEIAAILEQEPAAVRQNLAKARRNVKALNQHTEEAS, from the coding sequence GTGACCAGTGAGAACGTGGGGCGCGTCTTCGGCGAGGCTGACCTGACGTGGTCACCCGGTCGCCCGAGCCTTCCGCCGGCCGAGACAGTGCCATGCGCGGAACAGGAAGCCTTCTACAAGGCCGAGTTTCTCCCGCTGGTCCGGCACGTGTTGAGAGCCACCGGCAGCACCGACCTCGACGAGGCCAAGAACGCGGCCCAAGAAGCGTTCGTGAAACTGTTGCCCCGTTGGGGGGATGTCACCCACCATCGCGCTTGGCTGCGCAAGGTCGCCGTCCGTGAATTCTTCCGGCGGCCGGTTCACCTCCCGGTCGAGCAGATCCCCGAGCGCACTGGACCCGACGACGCGGCCGGCACCGCCGAGCGCCGCCGCCAGCAGCGATTGGTCATCGCCACCCTGCAGGAGCTGCCGTACAAGCAGCGGGAGGCGCTGGCCTGGCTGTACGACGGATTCAAGCCAGTGGAGATCGCCGCCATATTGGAGCAGGAACCAGCCGCCGTCCGCCAAAACCTCGCCAAAGCCCGCCGCAATGTGAAGGCGCTGAACCAGCACACAGAGGAAGCATCATGA